The Bdellovibrionota bacterium genomic sequence ATCGGCAGACGTGTTCCCGCCGCGGCCAACAAACCGTCCTTTCGATCCTGTTCGCTGCCTACAGAAGGATACGTCTCGACCCAGTAATTCGGATTCCGCTCGAAATTAACCGTTTCCCCGCGCCGCCATTCGTTCAAAACAAAGGGACCGGTGCCGACCGGGTGGTTGATGAACTCCGCCCCATATTTTTCAACGACTTCATGCGCCACGACCATCGTAGGCACCATCGCCAAGACATCCATAAGTTGCCGGTAGCGTTTTTTCAGTCGAAGAACAAACGTTTGATCATCCGGCGCCGTGAGACCTTCGACAGGGTGCGCCTCGTAGGCAACCGGAGGTTTAATGTTCGAGAGTTTCGCGCGAAACTCGTCCAGCCCCACGACCCGCCCCTCCAGGATCCAGTACATCGGAGACCGGCTGGCGGGATCGGCGAGGCGTTTGAAGCTATACACGAAGTCCGAAGCGCGAAGCGGTCTTTTCTTGCCGCCGAAAGCGGGATCGTCGTGAAAGTATACGTCGGGACGGAGATGAAAAGTGTAGGTCAGGCCGTCGTTTGAAATCTCCGGCATCGCCCCGGCCAAGAGCGGTTCCAGAGCGAAGGGACGGGCGAGATATTTGTACTGCAAAAGTCCCTGGTAGACCTGACTGCAGGCCATGTGAGAATAAAGATCGTTCGCATGGATCGGGTCGAATCCTTTGATGTCCGTTACGAACGGAATGTTGAGTTCCTTTCGCAGCGTAAGCGCTTCCTTCCGACTACAACCGAACAAGAAAAGGACGAGGAGGGCCGCCAGGAACCGTTTCATTTCTTTTTCTTGCCGAGTTTGGCGCCGTGGAAGGGACAGAATTTCCAGTTGGGATCCATTGTCTTGCCGTCGACGGGGCAGACCCAATCTTTTGCCGCCGCCTTCACGGGCGTGGCGGCCGCGGATTTCTTGGCATCCATTTTAGCCAGGAAATCGAGCGCCTCTTGGCGCTGTTTGTCGTAGGGCGTACCGGACGTCAGCTCGAGTACGCGGTCGAAACAGCGTTTGGCCAGTCGCGATTGTTCGGTCGTCGGTTTTTTTTGGTTCGCAATGTAGAGGCGGGTTCCCAAAGAGTTGAACAAGACCGGCGCCCGCACCTTTCCTTCATGAGGATTGTTGAACATTCGATCGTCCAAATGATCGAAAATCGTCGCGAGAAATCCGAGGTAGTTCGCGAGAAATTCCGCGCGTTCCAGCCTTGAAGCATCGTCTTCCTCCACCCATTCCCCCTTCTTAAGGCGGTTTCGAATATCGTCGGCTTCCAACCCCTCCATTCCCACGTTGAAATTCAAGGAGAGCGCGACGGAAGAGAGGCCCAAGAGTTTCGGTGTGATGTCGCGGATTCCTCCGATCGCCTCCAGCGCTTTACTTTCATACGCTTTGGCTTTCTTCTGCTGCGCGGAGGCGGAGCTTTTTTCAACACTTTCCGCCCAGTTCGCCCCTTCGCGCCAAAGGGAGGCCAGCTTCAGCGACGAAAGTTCTCTGGAAACCAGAAGGAAAGTCTCCTGCACCAACGCTTCGGTCCCTTCTGTGTTCTTCGGGAAATCGCGCCTTGTAATCCGAAACCACCTTTCCGCCTCGTCGAACTTGCCCGCTTCGAGGGCTTCTTTTCCGTGCCGCAGCGGCTCGGCGGCGGACGACGGGCCGGCCATGCTTGGATGGGTCAAGATAAACCCGCCCATCCATAGAATCACAGCCAGACTGGGTAAGGTTCGCCGCAGCACGAGAGGGGGTTTGAAACCGCTATGATGGTACGTTACAGTCCGCTTTGTGCCAATCCTTCACCGATCTCTTTGGGTTTCGCTAGCCATTTTCGCCGCTTTCGCCCCCTGGAGAGTTCAGGCGGAGACGGTAAGGCTCAAGAGCGGTGAAGTCGTCGAAGGGAAGATTCAGCAATACGGCAACGGCCAGATAACGATCGCCATCACGGGTAAACAGAGCCGCAAGATTCCGCAGGATCAGATTGTTTCGATCGACTTCGGCGTGAAGCCGACCAAGAAGGAACCATCCCCGTCGGCCGGTAACAGCCCGCCCCAGATTCCCCCAGCGTCGCCGGGTGCGGGGGACCCGAGTTCCGACACATTCCTTAAAACACTCACGAAGAGCAATTCGAAGTACAAGAGCCCGACCGACACTTTCTTCGTCTGGCGAAATGCGGCCGTCAACGGCGACATCGACGGAATGGCGGATTGCTACGCGTCGTATCAGCAGAAAGACGTGAAAAAGCAGCTCAAAGCTCTTCCGAAAGACGGCCGCGAGAAAATGCGCACCGCCACAGCGCGGATCCAATTCATCCCGGCCAAACCGATCTTTCAAGGCGACCGAGCGCTCTTGGAAGTGAACTGGCAGACCGGCCTTCAGAGCGACACGCAGGTGCTGCAATTCGTCCTGGAAAAGAACGAATGGAAACTGATTCAGTAACGGCGCCCGGAATCCACGACGCGATTTTGATCGTCGGGCCGGATTTTGATCTCCTGACGCGAATGAGCGACCTGCTCGCCGATCAAGAGCGGCTGGTTCTCACCGCACAGGATACCGGTGGCGGCCGACAGTTATTGGAACGGCGGCCGTGCATGCTGGTGATCGTGGATGTGGAACTCCTAGGCACCGCGGGCCTGGAGTTCATTCAAGAAGTCCGGGAACTCTCTCCGCTGGCGGACGTCGTCGCTCTCGCCGGGCAGGGCAAATTGGCTTCGGCCGTGCACGCCCTCAAGTTGGGCGCCGCCGACTATCTGACGAAGCCGGTTTTGGACGAAGAATTTCAGATCGTCATCCGCCGCCGGCTCGACCTGCGCCGTTTGATCGATGAAAACCGGTCGCTGAAAGAGACCGTGGAGCTTCTTTCACTTTGCCGAGAAATCGCCTCGCACATCGAATTTGAACCGTTGGGAGCCACGGCTCTTCGGATTCTGATGTCGATCGCCGCAGCCAAGAGCGGCGTGGTTCTTTTTCGCGAGGACCACGACCGGGTGTTCCGGATTTTCGCCGTCAATGGAATGACCAAAAAAGAAGGGAAAATCGTCGCGGATCACGTGGCCGAAAAGGACGCTGCGTTTCAAAAGAGCTTGCCGATCGTGTCCTGGATGGACGTAGCGGAACTCCGCCTTCCGAACGCCGACGGCCCCGTGCTTTTGATTCCGCTGCGGTTGGAAGGGAAAGAATGGACGCTGGTGGCGCTCGGTTTTGATCCGGAATCCGCGCTGCCGAGGGAAAAAAAGGAACAGATTCGCGTGCTCTCTCGTCAAATCGCGCTTTCGTTGAACAACGCCCTTCGATACGAACGCCTACGCGACCTAGCGTTCGTCGACGACCTGACCGGCCTTTACAATATGCGGTACCTCGACCGGTTCGCCGATACCGAAATGAAACGGGCCTCGCGCCACGGTTATCCTGTCTCTTTTCTTTTCGTCGATCTCGATTTCTTCAAGCAGGTGAACGATCGTTTCGGGCACTTGGTCGGCAGCCGCCTTCTGATCTCCGTCGGCCAGGAACTTCGAAACGCCGTACGCGATATCGACGCCATCGTCCGCTACGGCGGCGACGAATTTATCCTGATTTTGATCAACACACCGACCCAAGGGGCCAAGCAGGTGGCCGAGCGAATCCGCCGTTGCGTTCAGGATCGGCCGTTCCTGGCTGAACTCGGCATCGAGCGGGCTCGGGATGTTCGGCTTTCGGCGTCGATCGGCGTGGCCACGTTCCCCGACCATGCGAGGGACAAAGAAACGATCATTCGCCTGGCCGACGAGGCGATGTATCACGCCAAAACGGCCAGCCGGAACGCGATCTATGTGGCGTCTCCCGCGGGCGTTCCGGCTCGTGAGATGCAAAGCTTACTCATCCCCTGAATCGTCGCCGCCGCAGCACCCGGGCTTCTCTACACCAACCGTTTGAGAAACGTGAGGGCAGTTGAAGTTCTTCGGGATCAGCAAAAAAGAAATTGCGAACGCGCACTCAAAGAAGTGTTCGATAGTCTGCCCTGGACTCTAAACTCGATCAAAGAAAACCGACGGGGAAACGTGAAACCGTCGAGATAACGTTTCAATTTGTTTCCGATTCAATTCTCGGCCCCTCTTTCCGGCAAGAAGTTCCGAAACCACCGATTGGCCACCCATTGTTTCTGCTAAATCGGTTTGTTTCAATCCGTGCTCTTCCATAAGAAATCGAAGGACATCGACGCCTTTCACGTTTCGTCCCAAACCCGGATATCTCTTCTTTTCGTACCCTTCAATGAGGCCACTGAGCGTCTCCAAGTAGGACATCATCACTTTCTTTGTTTCTACCGCCAGTTCCTCGTTTTGATTTAGATGCTCCGACACCTTTTTAGCCACTTCCACTGCAGCTGTATGTTCACTTTGATTCGTAATCGGAACCAATGGGAAGGATTTTACAAGACTCATATAAACGCACCCGCTCTCCACGAATTTCAGCAGAGCCGCCGGTGTATGAATTTCAAGTTCCTCGGTCAATCGATTGACTTTCTTTGCAATGGGCACGTTACAGTCCTTTCACCCTTTTAAGACTTCCATCTTTCTTTGTCATATTCCCCATGAGTGAGAACGGCTTCGACAATAACGAGCTTTACGTCGTACTGTAAGTTCACTTTGGCTTGTGTTTGATGTCACGTACACCCAATCTCTTTCGCATTTCTTGAGCAGAAATCGTCTGAGATTCCTTTCGACGTTTCTCGATCATCTGCCAAAACCGGGGATTCGCTCTGATCAGTAGATCCTCCAGCTCTTCACCTTCTACGCCAATCATTAACGCAGCCGGCTTCCCATGCCTTGTGATGAGAACACGATCTTTTTGAGACTGAGTAACATAGGAGCTCAATTCATTTTTGGCTTCGCCGAGACCTATAATCTTCATAGAATTTCCTCCGTTTCTCCGCGACCTTTGTAACGGATCGCATTAATAATAATCGTCTTCTGCTCATCATCGACATCATAAAAGACCCGAAAGTCTCCGATCCGCAGTTGCCAGACAGGTCAACTTGATCCCAGGGCGGCAGCACTCCTTCAAGTTTCTTTTTTCTGCGGCTCGGGACCGCAGGATTCACCGTCAACTGCTCGTCTATCTCATCCAAGATATACCGTCTGTCATGAGCGCGTAGCCTACGCAGATCCTTTTCAACGGCTCCAGAATATAGGATAGCAAACATTTAGCTAAAATTATAGCCGTACTTTTTCTATGGTCACGAAAAACCGTGTCAGAAAAATTCCCTATATTCTTTTAAGTTATTAAAATCATTATCAAAAATGTGGCGTCTGCGAAAGGATTCGTACCGCGCTACTCGGCGGTGCGGATTCTACTCACCCCCTGCATCGCCGCCGCCGTAGCAACCGGGCTCCTCTACACCAACCGTTTGAGAATCGTGAGGCCATTGGTCACGCGAAAAAGCAACATGATTTTTGGATGGGTATCAAAATTACTCGCGAGTAATTTTGATACCCGTGTTCGGCGTCGTCACAGATGGCGTCCGCGAACGGATTCGTATCCCGCTACTAAGCGGTGGAGACCCTATTCATCCCCTGAATCGCCGCCGCCCATTTTCATTCCGTGGTACTTCGAATCGAAGATTTCCATCAGTTTCTTTCGCTGCTGATCGTTGAGTTCTTCTTTCGCGTCCATCACGGTGGAGACGCGAAGTTTCACCATCTCGCCTTTTAACTTTCCGATCTCGTCCGCTTTTTTCTCGATGGCCTTCCGGTCCGGCTTTTGTTCGTGCGCCATTTTCGCGACCTCGGCGTGCAGACCGAACATCTTTTCCTTCAATTCCATTTTCTTATCGTGGGCCTTCAAGCGAAGCTTATTGAGTTTTACGATTTGAGCGTCGGTCAGCTTGAGCTCCGTCGCATAATCCAAGAATAGGGTCCCGTGCGGTTCCCGGGCGCCGGGCGTGCCGAAACGGTGTCCCCAAGCACCTTTCCCTCCCCTCTCGTGGGGGCATTCCCCCTGGCAGCCGTGATCGGCACGGACCACGTTCGGAAAAGCCAGAAGCGCCAACAAACCAAGAGTCGAAAGTGATTTCATGTGATTTCCTCCTTATGAGTTTTTTGAGGGCCCAATATCATCGGCGGAGGAGTACTCAAAGGTCAAGT encodes the following:
- a CDS encoding diguanylate cyclase; the protein is METDSVTAPGIHDAILIVGPDFDLLTRMSDLLADQERLVLTAQDTGGGRQLLERRPCMLVIVDVELLGTAGLEFIQEVRELSPLADVVALAGQGKLASAVHALKLGAADYLTKPVLDEEFQIVIRRRLDLRRLIDENRSLKETVELLSLCREIASHIEFEPLGATALRILMSIAAAKSGVVLFREDHDRVFRIFAVNGMTKKEGKIVADHVAEKDAAFQKSLPIVSWMDVAELRLPNADGPVLLIPLRLEGKEWTLVALGFDPESALPREKKEQIRVLSRQIALSLNNALRYERLRDLAFVDDLTGLYNMRYLDRFADTEMKRASRHGYPVSFLFVDLDFFKQVNDRFGHLVGSRLLISVGQELRNAVRDIDAIVRYGGDEFILILINTPTQGAKQVAERIRRCVQDRPFLAELGIERARDVRLSASIGVATFPDHARDKETIIRLADEAMYHAKTASRNAIYVASPAGVPAREMQSLLIP
- a CDS encoding periplasmic heavy metal sensor; translated protein: MKSLSTLGLLALLAFPNVVRADHGCQGECPHERGGKGAWGHRFGTPGAREPHGTLFLDYATELKLTDAQIVKLNKLRLKAHDKKMELKEKMFGLHAEVAKMAHEQKPDRKAIEKKADEIGKLKGEMVKLRVSTVMDAKEELNDQQRKKLMEIFDSKYHGMKMGGGDSGDE
- a CDS encoding ABC transporter substrate-binding protein — its product is MKRFLAALLVLFLFGCSRKEALTLRKELNIPFVTDIKGFDPIHANDLYSHMACSQVYQGLLQYKYLARPFALEPLLAGAMPEISNDGLTYTFHLRPDVYFHDDPAFGGKKRPLRASDFVYSFKRLADPASRSPMYWILEGRVVGLDEFRAKLSNIKPPVAYEAHPVEGLTAPDDQTFVLRLKKRYRQLMDVLAMVPTMVVAHEVVEKYGAEFINHPVGTGPFVLNEWRRGETVNFERNPNYWVETYPSVGSEQDRKDGLLAAAGTRLP
- a CDS encoding transcriptional regulator translates to MPIAKKVNRLTEELEIHTPAALLKFVESGCVYMSLVKSFPLVPITNQSEHTAAVEVAKKVSEHLNQNEELAVETKKVMMSYLETLSGLIEGYEKKRYPGLGRNVKGVDVLRFLMEEHGLKQTDLAETMGGQSVVSELLAGKRGRELNRKQIETLSRRFHVSPSVFFDRV
- a CDS encoding type II toxin-antitoxin system Phd/YefM family antitoxin, whose translation is MKIIGLGEAKNELSSYVTQSQKDRVLITRHGKPAALMIGVEGEELEDLLIRANPRFWQMIEKRRKESQTISAQEMRKRLGVRDIKHKPK